Proteins found in one Allorhizobium pseudoryzae genomic segment:
- a CDS encoding polyprenyl synthetase family protein, producing MTSDPTSFETHLRDSAARTQQLISTLLGDSALEDEIARPAHLLAAMRYGTLNGGKRLRPFLLQESTALFDGSASAAARIGAALECLHSYSLIHDDLPAMDDDDLRRGKPTVHKAFDEATAILAGDSLLTYAFDIIGAPETDLAADRKVQVMLALARAAGLGGMAGGQALDLAAETTVPDEQGIVTLQAMKTGALLRFACEMGPVIAGASAEDRTRLRRFGEIIGLAFQIADDVLDITSDAETMGKATGKDAGRGKATLVGLHGLDWAEQRLDQLVSEAVATLSPYGDKAAMLIATARYVANRTH from the coding sequence ATGACGAGCGATCCGACTTCCTTCGAGACCCATCTGCGCGACAGCGCGGCCCGCACGCAACAGCTGATTTCGACCCTTCTGGGGGACAGCGCGCTGGAAGACGAGATCGCGCGGCCCGCGCACCTGCTGGCTGCCATGCGCTACGGCACGCTGAACGGCGGCAAGCGGCTGAGACCTTTTCTGCTGCAGGAAAGCACCGCCCTCTTTGATGGCTCGGCCTCCGCTGCCGCGCGCATCGGTGCAGCACTCGAATGTCTGCACAGCTATTCCCTCATCCATGACGATCTTCCCGCCATGGACGACGACGACCTGCGCCGCGGCAAGCCGACGGTGCACAAGGCCTTCGACGAGGCCACCGCCATTCTCGCCGGCGACAGCCTGCTGACCTATGCCTTCGACATTATCGGCGCGCCGGAAACCGATCTTGCCGCCGACCGGAAGGTACAGGTGATGCTGGCGCTCGCCCGCGCCGCCGGCCTTGGCGGAATGGCCGGCGGCCAGGCGCTCGATCTGGCTGCAGAAACGACCGTACCCGACGAACAAGGCATCGTGACGCTGCAGGCGATGAAGACCGGCGCGCTGCTGCGGTTTGCCTGCGAGATGGGACCCGTCATCGCCGGCGCCTCCGCCGAGGACCGGACGCGCCTGCGTCGCTTCGGCGAAATCATCGGCCTTGCCTTCCAGATCGCCGACGACGTGCTGGACATTACCTCGGATGCCGAGACCATGGGCAAGGCGACCGGCAAGGATGCCGGACGCGGCAAGGCAACACTGGTCGGCCTGCACGGGCTCGACTGGGCAGAACAGCGCCTCGACCAGCTTGTGTCAGAGGCTGTCGCCACCCTCTCCCCCTATGGCGACAAGGCCGCCATGCTGATCGCCACCGCCCGCTACGTCGCCAACCGGACACATTGA
- the ispG gene encoding flavodoxin-dependent (E)-4-hydroxy-3-methylbut-2-enyl-diphosphate synthase: MPADYNPKPRRASVAVDVGGVIVGGGAPVVVQSMTNTDTADVDATVAQVAALFQSGSEIVRITVDRDESAAAVPKIRERLLRLGMDVPLVGDFHYIGHKLLADHPACAEALAKYRINPGNVGFKDKKDKQFADIIEMAIRYDKPVRIGVNWGSLDQELLTRLMDENQTNGSPLSARQVMHEAICQSALLSAELAEEIGLPRNRIILSAKVSQVQDLIAVYGMLAERSDHALHLGLTEAGMGSKGIVASSAAMGYVLQQGIGDTIRVSLTPEPNGDRTREVQVAQELLQVMGFRQFIPVVAACPGCGRTTSTVFQELAQRIQEDIRKNMPVWREKYPGVEALNVAVMGCIVNGPGESKHADIGISLPGTGETPAAPVFIDGQKALTLRGPNIAADFEALVADYIEKRFGQRTAAE; this comes from the coding sequence ATGCCTGCCGATTATAATCCCAAGCCACGCCGTGCCTCGGTTGCCGTTGATGTGGGCGGCGTGATTGTCGGGGGCGGCGCGCCGGTCGTCGTCCAGTCGATGACGAACACCGATACGGCGGATGTGGATGCGACGGTGGCCCAGGTGGCGGCGCTGTTCCAGTCGGGCTCCGAGATCGTCCGCATCACGGTCGATCGCGACGAGAGCGCTGCCGCTGTGCCGAAAATCCGCGAGCGGTTGCTGCGGCTCGGCATGGATGTGCCGCTCGTCGGCGACTTTCATTATATTGGCCACAAGCTGCTCGCCGATCATCCGGCCTGTGCCGAGGCGCTGGCTAAGTATCGCATCAATCCCGGCAATGTCGGCTTCAAGGACAAGAAGGACAAGCAGTTCGCCGATATCATCGAGATGGCGATCCGCTACGACAAGCCGGTGCGCATCGGCGTCAACTGGGGCTCGCTGGACCAGGAATTGTTAACCCGGCTGATGGACGAGAACCAGACGAACGGTTCGCCGCTCTCGGCCCGCCAGGTCATGCACGAGGCGATCTGTCAGTCCGCGCTGCTGTCTGCGGAACTGGCGGAAGAGATCGGCCTGCCGCGCAACCGGATCATCCTGTCGGCCAAGGTGAGCCAAGTGCAGGACCTGATCGCCGTCTATGGCATGCTGGCGGAACGCTCCGACCACGCGTTGCACCTCGGCCTCACCGAGGCCGGCATGGGCTCGAAGGGCATCGTCGCCTCCTCGGCAGCCATGGGTTACGTGTTGCAACAGGGAATTGGCGATACGATCCGCGTCTCGCTGACCCCCGAGCCGAACGGTGACCGCACCCGCGAGGTTCAGGTGGCGCAGGAACTGCTGCAGGTGATGGGCTTCCGCCAGTTCATCCCCGTCGTGGCCGCCTGCCCCGGCTGCGGGCGCACCACCTCGACCGTCTTCCAGGAACTCGCTCAGCGCATTCAGGAGGACATCCGCAAGAACATGCCGGTCTGGCGCGAAAAATATCCGGGCGTCGAAGCGCTGAACGTCGCGGTGATGGGCTGCATCGTCAATGGTCCGGGTGAAAGCAAGCATGCCGATATCGGCATTTCGCTGCCCGGCACGGGTGAGACGCCGGCAGCCCCCGTCTTCATCGACGGACAGAAGGCGCTGACGCTGCGTGGCCCCAACATCGCCGCCGATTTCGAGGCGCTGGTCGCCGACTACATTGAAAAGCGCTTCGGCCAGAGAACGGCTGCGGAGTAA
- a CDS encoding biosynthetic peptidoglycan transglycosylase, giving the protein MDDTPERQPVEEEPLPRSGRSTSISAILKRAVLVLGGLLVLPYALVLIYALPFIHPVSTLMVADLATLKGYDRRWVSLDEMAPVLVQSVMMSEDGQFCFHGGVDWVQMRGVVQDALDGEATRGASTIPMQTVKNLFLWNSRSFVRKLLEIPLALWADLVWSKRRMMELYLNVAEWGPSIYGIEAAAHHHFKISAAKLSRRQAALLAVSLPNPYTRVASKPGRGLQRLASVVERRARGSGEYIKCLYD; this is encoded by the coding sequence TTGGACGATACACCCGAGCGGCAGCCCGTAGAGGAGGAGCCCTTGCCGAGATCGGGGCGCAGCACATCCATCTCCGCTATTCTGAAACGCGCCGTCCTCGTGCTCGGCGGCCTTCTGGTCCTGCCCTATGCGCTGGTGCTCATCTACGCCCTGCCGTTCATCCATCCCGTTTCCACCCTGATGGTGGCCGATCTTGCGACGTTGAAGGGCTATGACCGACGCTGGGTCTCGCTCGATGAGATGGCGCCGGTGCTGGTTCAGTCGGTGATGATGTCGGAGGATGGACAGTTCTGCTTTCACGGCGGCGTGGACTGGGTGCAGATGCGCGGCGTGGTGCAGGATGCACTCGATGGCGAAGCAACGCGCGGCGCCAGCACGATCCCGATGCAGACGGTGAAGAACCTGTTCCTCTGGAACAGCCGCTCCTTCGTGCGCAAGCTGCTGGAAATTCCGCTGGCGCTCTGGGCGGATCTCGTCTGGTCTAAACGGCGGATGATGGAGCTTTACCTGAATGTCGCCGAGTGGGGACCCAGTATCTACGGGATCGAGGCGGCCGCGCATCACCATTTCAAGATTTCTGCCGCCAAGCTCAGCCGTCGGCAGGCGGCACTGCTCGCCGTCTCGCTGCCCAATCCCTATACACGCGTTGCCAGCAAACCCGGGCGCGGCCTACAGCGTCTGGCATCCGTCGTGGAACGCCGGGCACGGGGCTCCGGCGAGTACATCAAATGCCTTTATGACTGA
- the pyc gene encoding pyruvate carboxylase has translation MKISKILVANRSEIAIRVFRAANELGVKTVAIWAEEDKLSLHRFKADESYQVGRGPHLARDLGPIESYLSIPEVIRVAKASGADAIHPGYGLLSESPEFVEACNAAGIIFIGPTADTMRQLGNKVAARNLAISVGVPVVPATEPLPDDIETVKKMAAEIGYPVMLKASWGGGGRGMRVIRSEADLAKEVTEAKREAMAAFGKDEVYLEKLVERARHVESQVLGDTHGNVVHLFERDCSIQRRNQKVVERAPAPYLSEAQRQELAGYSLKIAAATNYIGAGTVEYLMDADTGKFYFIEVNPRIQVEHTVTEVVTGIDIVKAQIHILEGEAIGTPESGVPAQENIRLNGHALQCRITTEDPEQNFIPDYGRITAYRSAAGFGIRLDGGTAYTGAIITRYYDPLLVKVTASGGTPQEAISRMDRALREFRIRGVATNLTFLEAIIGHPSFRDNSYTTRFIDTTPELFQQVKRQDRATKLLTYLADVTVNGHPEVKGRPKPSEKAPKPVVPYINGDVPAGTKQKLDELGPEGFAAWMRAQPQVLLTDTTMRDGHQSLLATRMRTFDIARIAPVYARALPNLFSLECWGGATFDVSMRFLTEDPWERLALIREGAPNFLLQMLLRGANGVGYTNYPDNVVKYFVRQAAKGGIDLFRVFDCLNWVDNMRVSMDAVQEENKLCEATICYTGDLLNSARPKYDLKYYTALAAELEKAGAHIIAVKDMAGLLKPAAARVLFKALREATDLPIHFHTHDTSGIAAATVLAAVDSGVDAVDAAMDAFSGNTSQPCLGSIVEALSGTERDPGLDPAWIRRISFYWEAVRHQYAAFESDLKGPASEVYLHEMPGGQFTNLKEQARSLGLETRWHEVAQTYADVNQMFGDIVKVTPSSKVVGDMALMMVSQDLTVADVENPDKDIAFPDSVVSMLKGDLGQPPGGWPEALQKKALKGDKPYTERPGSLLKQADLDAERKGIEEKLGRAVDDFEFASYLMYPKVFTDFALASDTYGPVSVLPTPAYFYGMADGEELFADIEKGKTLVVVNQAASAPDAQGLVTVFFELNGQPRRIKVPDRSRAASSVARRKAEAGNAAHLGAPMPGVISRVFVAAGQKVKAGDVLLSIEAMKMETALHAERDGDVLEVLVKAGDQIDAKDLLIVYAS, from the coding sequence TTGAAGATATCGAAGATACTTGTCGCCAACCGGTCGGAAATTGCCATTCGCGTGTTCCGCGCGGCCAATGAACTGGGTGTCAAAACGGTCGCGATCTGGGCGGAAGAAGACAAACTCTCCCTGCATCGTTTCAAGGCGGATGAAAGCTATCAGGTTGGACGCGGGCCACATCTTGCCCGCGATCTCGGACCCATCGAAAGTTATCTGTCGATCCCGGAAGTCATCCGGGTGGCCAAGGCCTCCGGCGCGGATGCGATCCATCCAGGCTATGGGCTGCTCTCCGAAAGCCCGGAATTCGTCGAGGCCTGCAACGCGGCCGGCATCATCTTCATCGGACCGACAGCCGATACCATGCGCCAGCTCGGCAACAAGGTGGCCGCCCGCAATTTGGCGATCTCTGTGGGCGTTCCGGTCGTACCCGCCACCGAGCCGCTGCCGGACGACATCGAAACCGTGAAGAAGATGGCCGCCGAGATCGGCTATCCGGTGATGCTGAAGGCTTCCTGGGGCGGCGGTGGACGCGGCATGCGCGTCATCCGCTCCGAGGCCGATCTTGCCAAGGAAGTCACGGAAGCTAAGCGCGAGGCGATGGCGGCTTTCGGCAAGGACGAGGTCTATCTCGAAAAGCTGGTGGAGCGTGCGCGGCACGTGGAAAGCCAGGTGCTGGGCGATACCCACGGCAATGTCGTGCATCTCTTCGAGCGCGACTGCTCGATCCAGCGCCGCAACCAGAAAGTCGTCGAGCGGGCACCGGCACCCTACCTTTCCGAGGCGCAACGCCAGGAACTCGCCGGTTATTCGCTGAAGATCGCAGCCGCCACGAATTATATCGGCGCCGGCACGGTCGAATATCTCATGGATGCCGATACGGGCAAATTCTACTTCATCGAAGTCAACCCGCGCATCCAGGTCGAGCATACGGTGACCGAAGTCGTCACCGGCATCGATATCGTCAAGGCGCAGATCCACATCCTCGAAGGCGAGGCGATCGGCACGCCGGAATCGGGCGTTCCGGCGCAGGAAAACATCCGCCTCAACGGCCACGCGCTGCAGTGCCGCATCACGACGGAAGATCCGGAACAGAACTTCATTCCCGACTACGGTCGCATCACCGCCTATCGTTCGGCGGCGGGTTTCGGCATTCGCCTTGATGGCGGCACGGCCTATACGGGTGCGATCATCACCCGCTATTACGACCCGCTGCTCGTCAAGGTGACGGCGTCCGGCGGCACCCCGCAGGAAGCGATCAGCCGCATGGACCGTGCGCTGCGCGAGTTCCGTATCCGCGGCGTGGCAACCAACCTCACCTTCCTCGAAGCTATCATCGGCCATCCCAGCTTCCGCGACAATTCCTACACGACGCGCTTCATCGACACGACGCCGGAACTCTTCCAGCAGGTGAAGCGGCAGGACCGCGCCACCAAGCTGCTGACCTATCTGGCGGATGTCACGGTCAATGGCCATCCGGAGGTCAAGGGACGCCCGAAGCCGTCTGAGAAGGCGCCGAAGCCAGTCGTTCCTTACATCAACGGCGATGTGCCGGCCGGCACGAAGCAGAAGCTGGATGAGCTTGGCCCCGAGGGGTTTGCCGCCTGGATGCGGGCGCAGCCGCAGGTGCTATTGACCGACACCACCATGCGCGACGGACACCAGTCGCTGCTGGCCACCCGCATGCGTACCTTCGACATCGCCCGCATTGCGCCGGTCTATGCGCGGGCGCTGCCGAACCTCTTCTCGCTGGAATGCTGGGGTGGCGCCACCTTCGACGTTTCCATGCGCTTCCTGACGGAAGATCCGTGGGAGCGCCTGGCACTGATCCGCGAAGGGGCGCCGAACTTCCTGCTGCAGATGCTGCTGCGCGGTGCGAACGGCGTCGGCTACACCAATTACCCGGACAATGTGGTGAAGTATTTCGTCCGGCAGGCGGCGAAGGGCGGGATCGACCTGTTCCGCGTGTTCGACTGCCTGAACTGGGTCGATAACATGCGCGTCTCCATGGATGCGGTCCAGGAGGAGAACAAGCTCTGCGAGGCAACGATCTGCTATACCGGCGATCTGCTCAACAGCGCACGGCCGAAATACGACCTGAAATACTACACGGCCCTTGCTGCCGAACTGGAAAAGGCCGGTGCGCATATCATCGCCGTGAAGGACATGGCGGGTCTCCTGAAGCCGGCGGCGGCGCGTGTGCTGTTCAAGGCGCTGCGCGAGGCAACGGACCTGCCGATCCATTTCCACACGCACGACACCTCCGGCATTGCGGCGGCAACGGTGCTGGCGGCGGTCGATTCCGGCGTCGATGCGGTCGATGCCGCCATGGATGCGTTTTCCGGCAACACCTCGCAGCCCTGCCTCGGTTCCATCGTCGAGGCACTGTCGGGCACGGAACGTGATCCGGGCCTCGATCCAGCCTGGATCCGCCGCATCTCGTTCTACTGGGAGGCCGTGCGCCACCAGTACGCGGCCTTTGAAAGCGATCTCAAGGGGCCTGCCTCGGAAGTCTATCTGCACGAAATGCCGGGCGGTCAGTTCACCAACCTCAAGGAGCAGGCCCGTTCTCTGGGGCTCGAAACCCGCTGGCACGAGGTTGCGCAGACCTATGCAGACGTGAACCAGATGTTCGGCGATATCGTCAAGGTCACGCCCTCGTCCAAGGTCGTCGGCGACATGGCGCTGATGATGGTCTCGCAGGACCTGACGGTGGCCGATGTAGAAAACCCGGACAAGGACATCGCCTTTCCGGATTCGGTCGTCTCGATGCTGAAGGGCGATCTGGGCCAGCCCCCGGGCGGCTGGCCGGAAGCGCTGCAGAAGAAGGCGCTGAAGGGCGACAAGCCCTATACCGAACGCCCCGGCTCGCTGCTGAAGCAGGCGGATCTCGATGCCGAGCGCAAGGGGATCGAGGAGAAGCTCGGCCGCGCGGTCGATGACTTCGAATTCGCCAGCTACCTGATGTATCCGAAGGTCTTCACCGATTTCGCGCTGGCCTCCGATACCTATGGCCCGGTCTCGGTTCTGCCGACGCCCGCCTATTTCTATGGCATGGCGGATGGCGAGGAACTGTTTGCCGATATCGAGAAGGGCAAGACGCTCGTCGTCGTCAATCAGGCGGCGAGTGCGCCGGATGCGCAAGGGCTCGTGACCGTCTTCTTCGAACTGAACGGCCAGCCGCGCCGCATCAAGGTGCCGGATCGCAGCCGGGCTGCCTCCAGCGTGGCGCGCCGCAAGGCGGAAGCCGGCAATGCCGCGCATCTCGGCGCGCCGATGCCGGGCGTCATTTCCCGCGTCTTCGTGGCGGCCGGACAGAAGGTCAAGGCAGGCGACGTGCTGCTCTCCATCGAAGCGATGAAGATGGAAACCGCGCTGCATGCCGAGCGGGATGGCGATGTCTTAGAAGTGCTGGTGAAGGCCGGCGACCAGATTGACGCCAAAGACCTGCTGATCGTCTACGCGTCTTGA
- a CDS encoding helix-turn-helix transcriptional regulator, translated as MKIHSILQLLVLINESKTQAEVAAELETLLRAYGFEFYGLWLHHRADSARSEVALMDSWPDGWQALYMTRKYGLVDPIRRMLASAQRPFRWRDAIHAFRDDPYRKRVLRLMQDAAKFNLLDGYVFPIFGKTGLIGQFSISGASIELSPVELALFETAGRRIFWRILELQGLAPELDRCETLDADLTKRQMEVLILLADGMTSNEVAKELSISNHTVDWYINIIQEKFNAKNRQHVIAIAFRLGLIT; from the coding sequence GTGAAGATTCACTCCATTCTGCAGCTTCTTGTGCTGATCAACGAATCGAAAACACAGGCAGAAGTTGCTGCAGAGCTCGAAACGCTTCTGCGCGCCTACGGATTTGAGTTCTACGGCCTCTGGCTGCATCACCGTGCTGATTCCGCACGGTCCGAGGTGGCCCTGATGGATAGCTGGCCGGACGGCTGGCAGGCGTTGTACATGACGCGCAAATATGGTCTGGTGGATCCGATCCGCCGGATGCTGGCTTCCGCGCAGCGTCCCTTCCGGTGGCGCGACGCCATTCATGCTTTTCGTGACGATCCCTATCGCAAACGCGTGCTGCGGTTGATGCAGGACGCGGCCAAGTTCAACCTCCTGGATGGGTACGTCTTTCCGATCTTCGGCAAGACGGGGCTGATCGGCCAGTTCAGCATCAGCGGAGCGTCGATCGAGTTATCCCCCGTGGAACTGGCGCTGTTTGAGACGGCGGGGCGAAGGATCTTCTGGCGTATCCTGGAACTGCAGGGTCTGGCGCCTGAACTCGATCGCTGCGAGACCCTTGATGCCGATCTGACCAAACGGCAGATGGAAGTGTTGATCCTGCTGGCCGACGGCATGACCTCCAATGAGGTGGCGAAGGAACTCAGCATCTCCAACCACACTGTGGATTGGTACATCAACATCATCCAGGAGAAGTTCAACGCCAAGAACCGGCAACATGTGATTGCCATCGCCTTCCGCCTCGGTCTGATTACCTGA
- a CDS encoding MFS transporter, which produces MDMIEPSLTTPSRAPIVTRERAAVALMFLMNGFLIGAWAPKIPEFAARLSLSESALGLMILVFGVGSIVMMPIGGIQIARFGSTWVTRITALLVLPTLLLLSLVGSVWTGAIAIFLFGGLIGAMDVAMNANAVVTEKQMRRSIMSSCHAFWSLGGLLGSASGGVLIAWLGVVGHGLLVSGLAAVMVIIAWPMLVADKPHPEEAKQKVRLPMTPLPWLIGLVALFSMIPEGAVLDWGALYFRNELGASVELSGLAFGAFSLTMATMRFAGDLVRDRFGAVNTLRFCTVMSIIGLATAGMANGPVMAMIGFAIAGIGISNMVPIAFSAAGNLPGMAQGIGLSVVTTMGYSGILVAPSAIGFIAEHTGLAAIFLGLPVLHLVVLLLSGLARHADRAPGPQ; this is translated from the coding sequence ATGGACATGATCGAGCCGTCTCTCACCACGCCGTCGCGCGCCCCCATCGTCACCCGCGAACGGGCTGCCGTCGCGCTGATGTTCCTGATGAACGGTTTCCTGATCGGAGCCTGGGCACCGAAAATTCCGGAATTTGCCGCCCGCCTGTCGCTCAGCGAAAGCGCGCTCGGCCTGATGATCCTCGTCTTTGGTGTCGGCTCCATCGTGATGATGCCGATCGGTGGTATCCAGATCGCCCGGTTCGGCTCGACCTGGGTCACGCGGATCACCGCCCTGCTCGTGCTGCCGACCTTGCTGCTGCTGAGCCTGGTCGGCAGTGTCTGGACGGGCGCCATCGCGATCTTTCTGTTCGGCGGCCTGATTGGCGCGATGGATGTGGCGATGAACGCCAATGCCGTGGTGACCGAAAAGCAGATGCGGCGCTCCATCATGTCCTCTTGCCATGCCTTCTGGAGTCTCGGCGGCCTCTTGGGCTCGGCGAGTGGCGGGGTGTTGATCGCCTGGCTCGGTGTGGTCGGTCACGGTTTGCTGGTCAGTGGTCTCGCGGCGGTCATGGTCATCATTGCCTGGCCGATGCTGGTGGCCGACAAACCGCATCCGGAAGAGGCGAAACAGAAGGTGCGCCTGCCGATGACGCCGCTTCCCTGGTTGATCGGGCTTGTCGCGCTGTTCAGCATGATTCCGGAGGGTGCGGTGCTGGATTGGGGTGCCCTCTACTTCCGCAACGAACTTGGCGCCTCGGTGGAACTCTCGGGGCTCGCCTTCGGCGCCTTTTCGCTCACCATGGCGACCATGCGCTTTGCCGGCGATCTGGTGCGTGATCGGTTCGGCGCGGTCAATACGCTGCGGTTCTGCACGGTGATGTCGATCATCGGACTGGCAACGGCCGGCATGGCGAACGGGCCAGTGATGGCGATGATCGGCTTTGCGATTGCCGGTATCGGCATTTCCAACATGGTGCCGATCGCCTTTTCCGCCGCCGGCAACCTGCCGGGCATGGCGCAGGGCATCGGCCTCTCGGTCGTCACGACCATGGGTTATTCGGGCATTCTCGTTGCGCCGTCCGCCATCGGTTTCATCGCCGAGCATACGGGGCTTGCGGCCATCTTCCTCGGCCTGCCGGTCCTGCATCTGGTTGTTCTTTTGCTCTCCGGACTGGCACGCCATGCAGACCGCGCGCCCGGTCCGCAGTAA
- a CDS encoding LysE family translocator, giving the protein MSELMQNLPQVAAAYMLYLVAVISPGPAIIAIISTSLNQGRQRGLTIALGIFAGSFTWAMAAALGMAALLTRYAEVLNVLKIVGGFYLLYLAYKASRGALRPTVRGDLPTIAVETSIRRTFLTGYAIHLTNPKAVFAWVAIISLGLPAGASGSAVALIVGGCLATGLTIFIGYALLFSTKRAARLYQSARRPLDALMAAMFGAAGVKMISSAF; this is encoded by the coding sequence ATGTCCGAATTGATGCAGAACCTGCCGCAGGTTGCCGCCGCCTACATGCTCTATCTGGTGGCCGTGATCAGCCCCGGTCCGGCGATCATCGCCATCATATCCACCTCGCTCAACCAAGGGCGCCAGCGCGGCCTGACGATTGCGCTCGGCATCTTTGCCGGCTCGTTCACCTGGGCGATGGCTGCAGCGCTCGGCATGGCGGCCCTGTTGACCCGCTATGCGGAAGTCCTGAACGTGCTGAAGATCGTCGGCGGATTTTACCTGCTCTACCTCGCCTACAAGGCCTCCCGTGGCGCCCTGCGTCCAACGGTGCGGGGAGACCTGCCGACCATCGCAGTGGAAACAAGCATCCGACGCACCTTCCTGACCGGTTATGCCATCCACCTGACCAACCCGAAGGCCGTCTTCGCCTGGGTGGCGATCATCTCGCTCGGCCTGCCGGCCGGCGCCTCGGGCAGTGCCGTCGCGCTGATCGTCGGCGGTTGCCTGGCAACCGGCCTCACGATCTTTATCGGATACGCATTGCTGTTTTCGACGAAACGCGCTGCCCGCCTCTACCAGAGCGCCCGGCGCCCGCTCGATGCGCTGATGGCCGCGATGTTCGGCGCCGCCGGCGTGAAGATGATCAGCAGCGCGTTTTAA
- a CDS encoding OmpA family protein encodes MLKKIAIVAMCATYLSACTTTDPYTGQQKVSNTAGGAAIGAGLGALAGLAIGNSPVGRRNAALIGAGVGALAGGAIGNYMDQQESELRAQLQGTGVSVTRVGDRIILNMPSNITFPTDQDQVLPGFYATLNSVALVLNKFNRTLVDVNGHTDSTGSAAHNQGLSERRAASVANYLATRGVDQRRMSTLGFGASQPIASNATPDGRAQNRRVEVAIAPITTN; translated from the coding sequence ATGCTGAAAAAAATCGCGATTGTCGCCATGTGCGCGACCTATCTGTCTGCCTGCACCACGACTGATCCCTATACCGGCCAGCAGAAGGTGTCGAACACCGCTGGCGGGGCTGCGATCGGTGCCGGCCTTGGTGCGCTGGCGGGTCTTGCCATCGGCAATTCGCCTGTCGGTCGCCGCAATGCTGCGCTGATCGGCGCCGGCGTCGGTGCGCTTGCCGGTGGCGCGATCGGCAACTATATGGACCAGCAGGAATCCGAGCTGCGCGCGCAGCTGCAGGGCACCGGGGTTTCCGTGACCCGTGTCGGCGACCGCATTATCCTCAACATGCCGTCGAACATCACCTTCCCGACTGATCAGGACCAGGTCCTGCCGGGCTTCTACGCGACGCTGAACTCGGTCGCACTGGTGCTGAACAAGTTCAACCGCACTCTGGTGGATGTCAACGGCCATACGGATTCGACCGGCAGCGCCGCCCACAACCAGGGCCTTTCGGAACGTCGCGCCGCGTCGGTTGCCAATTACCTCGCCACGCGCGGGGTCGATCAGCGCCGCATGTCGACGCTCGGTTTCGGCGCCTCGCAGCCGATCGCGTCGAACGCCACGCCGGACGGACGGGCACAGAACCGCCGCGTCGAAGTGGCGATCGCGCCGATCACGACGAACTGA